The genomic window CCTCGGGTTGCCGCTGTAGTGCACCTCCACGGTGAACGCGGCGCCCGCGGCCGGCGTCCGGGCCGGCCGGATCCGCAGCTTGCCGCCCCGGTGGGCGTAGTGCGCGGCCTTGCCGTCCACCAGCACCCGCCCGATCCGGAAGTCGGCCAGGTCCAGCGTGAACTCGCGCAGCGGCTCGGGCCCGGCCAGCGCGCTGAGCCGGGCGGCCCCGGCCAGCCGGTTGGGGCCGGGGCGGTAGTCCAGGGTCAGCTCGTAGCGGTGCACCCGGTAGCGGGGGTCGCCGTTGTTCGGGAAATAGGGATCGACCTGCTTGCCACCCACCGCTGCGACCGCTCCCTGTTCTGTGCCGTTCACCGTGTTACGCCCTGCGCCGCGTCACGCCTGCCAGGCCTCGATCGGGTTGCCCAGCCAGCGGCTGTCCGCCGGGACGGACTCCGCGCGCATCACCAGGGAGGCCGGACCCAGCGTGCTGCGGGCGCCGACGGTGCTGCCGGGCAGCACGATCCCGCCCGGGCCCAGGGTGGCGCCCGCACGCAGCACCACAGTATCCATGCGCATGATCCGGTCGTGGAAGAGGTGGGTCTGCAGCACGCAGCCGCGGTTGATGCTGACCCCCTCGCCCAGGGTGACCAGGTCGGCCTCGGGCAGCCAGTAGCTCTCGCACCACACCCCGGCGCCGATCCGGGCGCCCAGGCCGCGCAGCCACAGCGTCATGACCGGGGTGCCGGGCACCGCGCCGATCAGCCACGGCACGGCCAGCACCTCGGTGAAGGTGTCGGCCAGCTCGTTGCGCCAGACGAACGAGCTCCACAGCGGGTGCTCGACCGCCCGGAACCGGCCGACCAGCAGCCACTTGGCGGCGAGCGAGACCAGGCAGGCCAGCGCCCCGGCCGCCAGCAGCACCAGGCCGCAGAGCAGCGCGATCAGCCACGGCGAGCCCAGCGCGCAGAGCGCGGCGGCGGTCAGCACGCCGAGCGCGGCCGAGCAGAGCACCGGGACCAGCCGGCAGAGCTCGACCAGGCCGCGGGCCCAGAGCAGCCGGGCCGGCGGGTCGTAGGTCAGGCTCTGGTCGCCCGTGTCGGCGGCGCGCGGCAGCTTCACCGGCGGCATGCCGAGGTAGGAGCTGCCCTTCTTGGCCTTCTTCGGGGTCGCGGACAGCACGCCGACCAGGCCCCGGTCCGGCACGGCGCGCCCGGGCGCGGTCATCCCGGAGTTGCCCAGGAAGGCGCGGCGGCCGATCTCGGCCCGGCCGATCCGCAGCCAGCCGCCGCCCAGCTCGTAGGGGGCGATCAGGGTGTCGTCGGCGAGGAAGGCGCCGTCGCCGACGGTGGTCAGGCTGGGCAGCGCGAGCACGGTGGAGACCTCGGCGCGCCGGCCGACCTTCATGCCCAGCAGGCGCAGCCAGACGGGGGTGGCCAGGCCCGCGTAGAGCGGGAAGAGGGTCTCCCGGGCCAGGTCCATCAGCTGGCTGACCGTCCAGGCCTGCCAGCCGACCCGCCCGTGCAGCGGGTGGTGCCCGGTGCTCAGACCCAGGCTCAGCAGCCGCACGGCGGCCAGCACCAGCAGCGCGTAGCAGAGCCCGTAGGCCAGCGTGGCCGGCAGCACGGCCGCCAGCGCGCCGCCCAGCGCCGTGCCCAGCCCTGCGGTGGACGGGACGAACCGCACGGCCACCAGCAGCGCGGGCACCGCGGCCAGCAGCGGCAGCAGGCTCAGGCCGAACCCGGTCAGCCCGTACACCACGGACCAGCGCCGCAGGTGCGGCGGGCGCTGCTTGGGCCAGGCACGCTCGGCCTTGCCGAGCTTGGCGGCGGGCGCGCCCGCCCAGCGCTGCCCGGTGGGGATCTGTCCGGTGACGCTGGAGCCCGGGGCCACCTCGGCCCGCTTGCCGACCCGTGCGCCGGGCAGCAGCGTGCTGCGGGTGCCGATCACCGCGCCCGAGCCGACCCGCAGCGCGCCGATCTCCAGCCGGTCGCCGTCCAGCCAGTGGCCGGACAGGTCCACCTCGGCCTCCACCGCGCAGCCCTTGCCGAGCCGCAGCATGCCGGTGACCGGCGGCAGCGAGTGCAGGTCGACGTCCTCGGCGATCCGGGCGCCCAGCGCCCGCCCGTAGCGGTTCAGCCAGGAGCCGGAGAGCTGGGTGGCACCGCTGTACTCGGCCAGCCGCTCGGCCGTCCACAGCCGCAGGTGCACGCTGCCGCCGCGCGGGTAGCTGCCGGGCCGCAGCCCGCGCAGCAGCAGCCGCGCCCCGCCCGCCGCGATCGCGAGCCGGCCCGGTGCGCTGAACAGCAGCAGGCCGGCCGCGCCCAGCAGCCACCACGAGGCGGTCGGCGCCCAGGGGTAGGGGCCGAACCAGTGCAGCACGTTGCCGAGCGCCAGCAGCGCGGTGGTCCAGCGCAGGCCGACCAGGGTGAAGAGCGGGACGAGCAGCAGCAGCTGCACCAGCCCGGCGCGCCGCGGGGTGGGCGCGATCTCGCGCTTGGCGCCGTCGCCCTGGCCCGAGCGCTCCAGGTGGCGGGCCAGCTTGCGCAGCACCGGCTGCTGGTAGATGTCCAGCACGGCGGCGGACGGGTAGCGGGTGCGCAGCAGCGTGGTGAGCCGGGCCGCGGCCAGGCTGCCGCCGCCGATCGCGAAGAAGTCGTCGCGCGCGCTGGTCACCGGCACGCCGAGGATCTCGCTCCACTGCTCGGCCAGCCAGGCCTCGGTGCCGTAGAGCTGTTCGACGGGACCGGTGTCGCCCAGGTCCAGCGGCCAGGGCAGCGCGTCGCGGTCGACCTTGCCGGAGGTGCGGGTGGGCAGCTCGGCGACCGGCGCGAGCAGCGGCACCAGCGCGGCCGGCAGCTCGGCGCGCAGCTTCGCCACCGCCGTCCCGCGGTCGAAGCCCTCCTGGGTGACCAGGTAGCCCACCAGCAGCTGGTTGCCGCCGCGCGCCGTGCGCACGGCCGCCGCGGCGCCCGCCACGCCCGGCAGCGCCTGCAGCGCCGCGTCCACCTCGCCCAGCTCGATCCGCCGCCCGCCGAGCTTGATCTGCTCGTCCGCGCGGCCGAGGAAGACCAGGCCCTCGGGCTCGGCGCGCACCAGGTCGCCGCTGCGGTAGGCGCGCTGCCAGCCGAGCGACTCCAGCGGCGCGTACTTCTCGGCGTCCTTGGCCGGGTCCAGGTAGCGGGCCAGGCCCACCCCGCCGATCACCAGCTGGCCGCTCCCGCCCATCGGCACCGGCCGGCCGGCCTCGTCGACCACGGCCAGCTCCCAGCCGTCCAGCGGCAGGCCGATCCGCACCGGCCCCTCGCCGGTCAGCAGGGCGCCGCAGGCCACCACGGTGGCCTCGGTCGGGCCGTAGGTGTTCCACACCTCGCGGCCCTCGGTGACCAGGCGCTCGACCAGCTCGGGCGGGCAGGCCTCGCCGCCGAAGATCAGCAGCCGGACGTCGCCCAGCGACTCGGCGGGCCACAGCGCGGCCAGTGTCGGCACGGTGGAGACCACGGTGATTTCCTGCTCGGCCAGCCAGGGGCCCAGGTCGGCGCCGCCGCGCACCTGGGAGCGCGGCACCGGCACCAGGCAGGCGCCGTGCCGCCAGGCCAGCCACATCTCCTCGCAGGAGGCGTCGAAGGCGACCGAGAGCCCGGCCATCACCCGGTCGCCGGGCGCGATCGGCTCCTCCTGCAGGAAGAGCGCGGCCTCGGCGTCCACGAAGGCGGCGGCATTGCGGTGGGTGACGGCCACGCCCTTGGGCTTGCCGGTGGAGCCGGAGGTGAAGATGATCCAGGCGTCGTGCTCGGGGCCCGGGCGCTGGTCGATGCCGCTGCCGGGCCGCAGCACGGTCAGCTCGCCGCCCGCGCCCAGCACGGCGGTCACCTCGGCCTCGCCGAAGACCAGGTCGGCGCGCTCCGGCGGGTCCTCGGCGTCCACCGGCACGTAGGCGGCGCCGGCCGCGAGCACCGCCAGGATCCCGACGTAGAGGTCGTTGGTGCCGGACGGGACCCGGATCCCCACCCGGTCGCCGAGCCCGACACCGGCGGCGGTCAGCCGGCGGCGCAGCGCGGCCACCTCGGCGGCCAGCGCACGGTAGCTGAGCTGGGTGCGCCCGTCGTCGAGCGCGGGCTCCTGGGGGTGGGCGCGCACGGTGGCGTCCAGCAGGTCGACCAGGGTGCGCGGCGCGGGGGCCGGCCGGGTGCCGAAGCGCGCGGGCTCGCCACCGGGGGCGGCCGGCTCCTGCCGGTCACCCTGGGTGCTGATCTGCGTCATGACAGCCATCGGTCCTCATCCCTCGTCCCCCACCAGGCTCTCACCAGACCCGGGCCGACCTGCGCGAATGCCGCCCGCACGGGTGATACGGAGCTGGTGGTGAGCACAACAACCCATCGATGGTAGTCCGGTCCGCCGCCGTTCGCCGGGTGGCCGAAGTGGCCAACTGGCCGTGATCGGCTCGGAACTGACGAAACATCAGCTCCCATCCCGATTGCTGGGCAAGGAGGGTGACGGTTCGTCAGCCGAATTGACGGACCGTCAGATCGAAATCTGGAATGTGACCCAGGCGACACCGGCCGGGTGTGTCGGTCGGCGCCGGTCGGGCGTGCCGGTCGACACCGGCCCGTGCACACGGATGGGTCGATCGGCTTACTGTACGAGTAGTCTCGTACAAAGTCGGATCCCGTAGTACGATCATTCCCGTACTAACCGGTCCGACCTGCTAGGAGCTGTGCGTGTCTGCCCTGTTCGAGCCCATCACGCTGCGCGGACTGACCGTCCCCAACCGGGTCTGGATGGCCCCGATGTGCATGTACTCGGCCGCCGCCGAGGGTCCGGAGACCGGGGTGGCCACCGACTTCCACCTCACCCACCTGGCCAGCCGGGCCGCCGGCGGCGCCGGCCTGGTGATCGTCGAGGCGACCGCGGTGCTGCCGGAGGGCCGGATCAGCCCCTTCGACCTCGGCCTGTGGAACGAGCGCCAGCAGCAGGAGCTCGCCCGGGTGACCGCCGCGATCCGCGGCTACGGCTCGGTGCCCGCGATCCAGCTCGCGCACGCCGGGCGCAAGGCCTCC from Kitasatospora sp. NBC_01250 includes these protein-coding regions:
- a CDS encoding Pls/PosA family non-ribosomal peptide synthetase — encoded protein: MAVMTQISTQGDRQEPAAPGGEPARFGTRPAPAPRTLVDLLDATVRAHPQEPALDDGRTQLSYRALAAEVAALRRRLTAAGVGLGDRVGIRVPSGTNDLYVGILAVLAAGAAYVPVDAEDPPERADLVFGEAEVTAVLGAGGELTVLRPGSGIDQRPGPEHDAWIIFTSGSTGKPKGVAVTHRNAAAFVDAEAALFLQEEPIAPGDRVMAGLSVAFDASCEEMWLAWRHGACLVPVPRSQVRGGADLGPWLAEQEITVVSTVPTLAALWPAESLGDVRLLIFGGEACPPELVERLVTEGREVWNTYGPTEATVVACGALLTGEGPVRIGLPLDGWELAVVDEAGRPVPMGGSGQLVIGGVGLARYLDPAKDAEKYAPLESLGWQRAYRSGDLVRAEPEGLVFLGRADEQIKLGGRRIELGEVDAALQALPGVAGAAAAVRTARGGNQLLVGYLVTQEGFDRGTAVAKLRAELPAALVPLLAPVAELPTRTSGKVDRDALPWPLDLGDTGPVEQLYGTEAWLAEQWSEILGVPVTSARDDFFAIGGGSLAAARLTTLLRTRYPSAAVLDIYQQPVLRKLARHLERSGQGDGAKREIAPTPRRAGLVQLLLLVPLFTLVGLRWTTALLALGNVLHWFGPYPWAPTASWWLLGAAGLLLFSAPGRLAIAAGGARLLLRGLRPGSYPRGGSVHLRLWTAERLAEYSGATQLSGSWLNRYGRALGARIAEDVDLHSLPPVTGMLRLGKGCAVEAEVDLSGHWLDGDRLEIGALRVGSGAVIGTRSTLLPGARVGKRAEVAPGSSVTGQIPTGQRWAGAPAAKLGKAERAWPKQRPPHLRRWSVVYGLTGFGLSLLPLLAAVPALLVAVRFVPSTAGLGTALGGALAAVLPATLAYGLCYALLVLAAVRLLSLGLSTGHHPLHGRVGWQAWTVSQLMDLARETLFPLYAGLATPVWLRLLGMKVGRRAEVSTVLALPSLTTVGDGAFLADDTLIAPYELGGGWLRIGRAEIGRRAFLGNSGMTAPGRAVPDRGLVGVLSATPKKAKKGSSYLGMPPVKLPRAADTGDQSLTYDPPARLLWARGLVELCRLVPVLCSAALGVLTAAALCALGSPWLIALLCGLVLLAAGALACLVSLAAKWLLVGRFRAVEHPLWSSFVWRNELADTFTEVLAVPWLIGAVPGTPVMTLWLRGLGARIGAGVWCESYWLPEADLVTLGEGVSINRGCVLQTHLFHDRIMRMDTVVLRAGATLGPGGIVLPGSTVGARSTLGPASLVMRAESVPADSRWLGNPIEAWQA